One Pseudomonas lalucatii genomic window carries:
- a CDS encoding DUF692 domain-containing protein: MSNDAACLGFGLGLRTPYYQEILERRPAVDWFEVVSENHLVEGGKPLYYLEAIGEHYPLVMHGVSLSIGGPHPLDRDYLLRLKRLADRVQPAWISDHLCWSRGSAHQLHDLLPLPFTEESLQHVAGRVRQVQEVIERPLVLENVSSYLRSADDQFSEWQFLAALSDLTGCELLLDVNNVYVSARNHGFEPWEFISGLPAQRIRQLHLAGHSDYGSYLIDTHDAPVSDPVWQLYARTLRHLGPVATLLERDDHFPPLAELLVELDKARAVAASALESEALCD, from the coding sequence ATGTCTAACGATGCGGCCTGCCTGGGTTTCGGCCTGGGCCTGCGCACCCCGTATTACCAGGAGATTCTCGAGCGACGGCCGGCGGTCGACTGGTTCGAGGTGGTCTCGGAGAACCATCTGGTCGAGGGCGGCAAGCCGCTCTACTACCTGGAGGCCATCGGCGAGCACTATCCGCTGGTGATGCACGGCGTGTCGCTGTCGATCGGCGGCCCCCATCCGCTGGATCGCGACTACCTGCTGCGCCTCAAGCGCCTGGCCGATCGCGTCCAGCCGGCGTGGATCTCCGACCACCTGTGCTGGAGCCGCGGCAGCGCCCACCAGCTGCACGACCTGTTGCCGCTGCCGTTCACCGAGGAGAGCCTGCAGCACGTGGCAGGCCGTGTGCGTCAGGTGCAGGAGGTGATCGAGCGGCCGCTGGTGCTGGAGAATGTCTCCAGCTACCTGCGCAGCGCCGACGATCAGTTCAGCGAGTGGCAGTTCCTCGCCGCCCTCAGCGACCTCACCGGCTGCGAGCTGCTGCTCGACGTCAACAACGTCTACGTCAGCGCGCGCAACCATGGCTTCGAGCCCTGGGAGTTCATCAGCGGGCTGCCGGCGCAGCGCATCCGCCAGCTGCACCTGGCCGGCCACAGCGACTACGGCAGCTACCTGATCGACACCCACGATGCGCCGGTCAGCGACCCGGTCTGGCAACTCTACGCGCGCACCCTGCGCCATCTGGGCCCGGTGGCGACCCTGCTGGAACGCGACGACCACTTCCCGCCGCTGGCGGAGCTGCTCGTCGAACTGGACAAGGCCCGCGCCGTGGCCGCTAGCGCCCTGGAGAGCGAGGCCCTATGCGACTGA